CGCAGGTGCGCCAGCTCCTCGGTGTCGATGCCCCGGGCCGTCACCCGGGCCTGCGCCACCTCGGGGGTGGTCGCGAGGAAGCAGACCACCGTCGGTCGCGGGAAGACCGCGTACGCCCGGCGGACCGTCCGCCGGCCCCGGTCACCGCGCGCCGTCATGATCACGTCCTGGCACCAGGTCCACCGGTCCAGCACCGCCGTCCGGCCGGTCACCCGGCTGACCAGCACCGTGCGGGCCATCGCCGCCGCCCGCACCGTCGCCTCCAGCGCCGCATACCCGGTACGACCGAACAGCGCCCGCCCGTCCGGCCGGCCCAGCGCGCGGGCCAGCCGGTTCCACAGTGGCCGGCCGCCGGCGTTCTCGAAGTACCGCGCCGGCACGCCCCGCGCCGTCAACCGGCGGGCGAGGGCACGCGCCTGGGTGCTCTTGCCGGAGCCGTCGACGCCGACCAGGGCGATCAGCACGGGACGGGCCACGAACCGGACGCTAGTCGCCCGGGGCAAGCCGACCCGGCTCGCCGCCTAGCCGATCGCGGCGAACTGCCCCGGCTGCCGGCCCGCCCCGGTGCCGCCCCGGTAGGCCTGGGCGATGGACATCCAGCGGTCGGCCTCCACCCCCGTCGCGGTCAGCGCCAGGTCGTCGCGGTGCCGGCGGCGCGTCACCAGCAGGCAGAAGTCGACCATCGGGCCGGACACCCGCTGCGCGGCGTCGGCCGGGCCGTACGTCCACACCGCCCCGGACGGCATGGTCAGCTCGAACCGGAACGGGACGCCGGGCGGGGTGAGCCCGCGCACCGCGTACCCGTAGTCGTGGTTCGTCATCGCGAACGCCGCGACGTGCCGCAGCCGGTCGGTGTGGACGCGGCGCAGGCCGAGCCCGTCGGCGAGGTCCTGGCCGTGCGCGAAGAGTTCCATCAGGGCCGCCGAGGCGAGCATGGCCACCGGCATCGGGCGCGCCAGCCAGGGCACGAGCAGGCCCGGCGCGGCGTCGGCGAGCGCCTGCTGCGACCGGGAGCGCTCGGCCCGCCACCGCTGCAGCAGGGTCTCCGGTGGCTCGTCCACGAACTCGGCGAGCATCTTGTCGATGACGGTGTCGAAGTCCGGGCCGAGCCGCGTGACCGTCTCCAGGAACCGGTCCGGGGCGGTGGTCGCCAGCCGGCCGAGCCGGAAGACCGACGTCAGGTGGGCGTACTGGTGCCGGACGCGCCAGCCGGGCGCGGGTGTCGGGCGGTCCCATCCGGCGGCGGCCGGCTCGGTGAGGAGACCGTCGAACCGGTCGCCCTCGGCGATCAGATCCGCGACGACGGACGCGTGCTCGGCCATCCGGGGCTCCCTTCGCGGGTGGCGCGTTGCCTGGTCGTCTCCGAGCATGGGTGCCGCCGGGGCCGAAGTCTTCTCCGACAATGCCGGCACCTGGGCACACCGAAAGGTGGGTGCCCCGGCGCCGGTCAGCCGGTCCGGTCGCGGGTCAGTTCGTAGAAGGTGATGGCGGCGGCGGTGGCGACGTTGAGCGAGTCGACGTTGTTGTGCATGGGGATGGCGACGCGGACGTCGCTGGCGCGCAGCGCGGCCGGGGTGAGGCCGGGGCCCTCCGCGCCGAGGAGCAGGGCGGGGCGTTCCCGCTGGGCCGGGGTGAGGTCCCGCAGGGCCACCGCGTCCGTCGCCGGGGTCATCGCCAGCAGGGTGAAACCGGCGTCACGGACGGTGACGAGTGGTTCGGGCCAGGTGTCGGTCTTGGCGTACGGGATGGCGAAGACCTCGCCCATGCTGACCCGGACGGCCCGGCGGTAGAGCGGATCGGCGCAGTTGGGTGAGAGGACGATGGCGTCGATGCCGAGGGCGGCGGCGCTGCGGAACAGGGCACCGAGGTTGGTGTGCGTGTTCAGGCCCTCGAGGACGGCCAGGGTGCGGGCCCCGGCGAGCAGGTCGTCGAGGGTGGGCAGCGGGCGGCGGTGGAACGAGGCGAGGACGCCGCGGTGGACGTGGAAGCCGGTGATCGACTCCAGTACCGCCTGGGTCGCGGCGTACACGGGTGCGTCGGCGGGCAGGCCGGTGAGCTGGTCGGCGCGCTTCTCGTCGACCAGCGCCGAGCGCATCGCGTAGCCGGCGCGCAGCGCCCGCTGGATGACGAGTTCGCCCTCGGCGATGAAGAGGCCGTTGGGCGGCTCCCAGCGGGTACGCAGTTCGAGGTCGGTCAGGGCCCGGTAGTCGCCGATGTGCGGGTCGTCGGGGCTGGTGATGGCGATGGTCGGCACACCGGACATTGTGCCGACCGGTGGCCGGGCCCCCCGCTGCCGGTACGCGGACGGTGACCTTCGCACCGGAGGTGACGCAGGGTAGCGTGTCGGCCGTGTTCCCTACCGTCCGTGAGGTCCTCGCGCTCGACCCGGTCCGCCACGGCGCGCCCCGCCTGGTTGCCGGGGAGGGCGGGCTGGACCAGCCGGTCCGCTGGGTGCACGTGACCGAGGTGCCGGACATCGCCCCCCTCCTCGGCGGGCGGGAGCTGGTGCTCACCACCGGCATCGGGCTGCCCGCCGACGACGCCGGCCTGCGCGCCTTCATCGGCGACCTGGCCGACGTCGGCGTCTCCGGCCTGGTGGTGGAGCTGGGCCGCCGCTACGTCAGCGGGGTGCCCCGGGTGATGGCGGCGGCCGCCGAGCGACGCGGCCTGCCCCTGGTCGAGCTGCGGCGGGCCACCCCGTTCGTCCGGATCACCGAGGCGGTGCACGCGCTGATCGTGGACGCCCAGCTCACCGAGCTGCGCGCCACCGAGGAGATCCACCAGCGGTTCACCGAACTCTCCGTCGAGGGCGCCGGCCCGACCGAGGTGGTACGCCACGCCGCCGAGTTGGCCGGCTGCCCGGTGGTGCTGGAGAACCTGTCCCGGCAGGTGCTCGCGTACGACCCGGCGGGGGAGAGCGCGGAGCTGCTGCTGGACGGCTGGGAGCAGCACTCCCGGCGGATCCGGCCGGCCGGGCGGACCGCGTACGACCCGGACAGCGGCTGGCTGGTGACCACCGTCGGCGCGCGCGGCCAGGACTGGGGGCGGCTGCTGCTGCGCTGGCCGACCGGCACCCCGCCGACCCGGCTGACCATCCTGATCGAGCGGGCCGCCTCCACGCTGGCGCTGGGCCGGCTCATCCGGCGCGACGCCGAGGGGCTGGAACGGCAGATCCACCGCACCCTGCTCACCGCCCTGCTCGACCACTCCCGGCCGGTCGACGAGGTGGCGCTGCGGGCGAAGGCGCTCGGCGTGGTGCTGGACCGCCGGCACCTGGTCGGCGTGGTGGTCCGGCACCGGGCGGACGACCCGGCCGGGGACGCGCCCGCCGAGACCGGCCCGGAGGCCGGTCCGGCCCGGCTGCGCGACCTCGCCGAGGCGGTCGGCCAGGCGCTGCGCGAGGCCAGGCTGACCGGCCTCACCAGCGCCGTCGACGACCAGGCGGTGGGGGCGCTGCTGGCGCTCCCCGACCCGACCGGCGAGGAGAAGGCGCTGGCCGCGTTCGCCGCCGCGTTGCACCGGGTACGCCTCGACGCCGTCCCGCCCCGCGCCGGGCGGTCGGGCGGCGCCGAGCCGGCGGCGGTGATCGTGGCCGCCGGTTCCGGGGTGGGCAGCCTGCGGGAGGCCGGGCGGTCGCTGGCCGAGGCGCGCCAGATCGCCGAGGCGGCTCGTCGGGACCGCCGTGACCTGCCGATCTTCCGGCTGCCGCACGTCGGGCTGGCCGGCCTGCTGCACCTGCTGCGGGACGAGCCCCGGTTGCAGACCTTCGTCGAGCGGGAACTGGGCGCCCTGCTCGCCCACGACGCGCAACACCCCCGGGAGCAGCTGCTCGGCACCCTGCGGGCGTACCTGGAGCAGGGCCGTAACAAGTCCGCGGCGGCCGTCGCCGCCCACCTCTCCCGCCCGGCCTTCTACGAACGCCTGGCGCGTATCGCCCGCATCCTCGACGCCGACCTCGACTCGGTCGAGACCTGCCTCTCCCTCCACGTCGCCCTGCTCGCCCTGGACGCCGTCCGCACCCCCTGACCGCCGTTGATCAAGAAGTTTGCGTCAGGAACGGGCTCCGGACTGACGCAAACTTCTTGATCAACGCGCCTCAGGGCGGGGAGGGCGCAGAAAGGGGGTCAGGTGAGGGCGGTGAGGGTTTTGGCGTAGGGGGCGGGGATGTGGTTGGGGCCGCCGGGGGTGAAGACGTCGGAGGTGGCGGCGGCGGACCAGGCGGTGTCGGGGACGGCGTCGACCAGGGCGCGGACCACGGGGGCGTCGCGCCACTGGGGCTGCTCGGCGAGGAGGCTCAGGGCGACCACCGACTCCTCGACCTCGCCCACGCACTCGAAGGGCTTGTGGCCGTCGACGCCGAGCAGCTCCCGGTAGCCGGGAATCTGGGCGGGGTCGGCGAGCAGGTCACCGCCGAAGATGTGGGTGACCCGCTCCCGGGACATGAACGGCGCCATGGCCAGGAAGACGAAGCGGCACTTCGGGCAGTTGCGGCACCAGCGCTCGCTCGCGTCACGCAGCTTGAACGCCGCGTTGCAGCTGGTCACCACGTCGTCGTAACGGTCGATCGCGGCGAAGAGCCGGGCGATGTGCAGCTCGGAGAGCGACCGCAGCAGCGAGAAGTACGGCTCGGTGAGGCCGGCGTGCTCGGCCAGCGCCGCCCGCAGCAGCCCCTCCGCCTCGACGCCCTTGGACCACTGGTGGTTGATCTCGTGACCGTTCCAGATCAGGTTCGGGTCCGAGGCGGAGCGCTCGTTCGACATCACCACCGGGCCCAGCCCGTGCAGCACGGCGGTGGCGACCGCGATCAGCGAGTTGATCGCGGTGACCGGGATGTGCCCGTTCAGCGCGCCGGCGGCGTTGAGGTCGAACAGCACCGGGTCGATCCGCCGGCGCGCGGCCAGCGGCACCAGGTCGGACGCCTCGTTGACCGAGACGATGACGTGGTTGGGGTTGACCGAGAAGGGCACCGGGTCGAAGCCGGCCCGGCGCAGCGCCTCCAGGCTGACGATCGAGTCCTTGCCGCCGCCGACCGTCGACAGCGGGCGACGCTCCGAGGTGTCCAGCGGCGCGGCCGGCTCCGGCGAACCGGCCGGCACCTCGGGGCGGAGTTCGAGCACGTGCGGCAGCTGGTTGCGGTACGCGTACTCGGCGAGGCCCTTGGTGTAGACGGCGGTGACCAGCTTGACGGCGCCCGCGCCCAGCGGCGTCGGCAGCACCAGCCGGTGCGGCGCGGCGGCCTTGTAGTAGCTGACCCCGGCGACGACGTGCAGCAGTTCGAGGACCCGGTTCAGGGTGGCTACCGTCTCGTCCGAGGGTGGCTCGGCCGGCAGCGGCAGCGTGATCACCTCGGTGAACCGTTGCTCGCCGTCCGGCCCGGTCAGGGCGTAGTCGAACAACGCCTCGCCGGTCGCGAAGTCGATCGAGTAGGACGGGAAGGTGAAGGCGTCCATCCGCCGGAGCTGCTCGTTGGGCACACGCCATACTAGGCCCTGGTTCGTCCGCCGTGTCCGGCTGCGTCGGACCCCACCCGCCGATCGCCGTCGAAACCCCCGAGGAGAGCCTGTGCGCCTGTCTGACCTGCGCGGACGTACCGTCGCCGTCTGGGGGGCCGGCCGGGAGGGCCGGGCGGCGGTGACCGCGATCGCCGCGCACGGCCCGGCCGACCTGGTCGCCGTGGACGACAGCGCGAACTTCCTCACCCTGCCCTGGGAGGGGCCGCTCGCCGCGGCGGCGCCGCTGGTCACCGGGGAGGAGGGCTTCGCCCGGCTGGCCGCCGCCGACGTGGTGGTCCGCTCGCCCGGCGTGCCGAGCACCCACCCGTGGATGGTGCAGCTACGGCACCGGGGCGTGACCGTCACCCAGGGCAGCGCCCTCTGGATGGCCGACCACGCGGACCGCACCGTCGGGGTGACCGGCAGCAAGGGCAAGAGCACCACGTCCAGCCTGATCAGCCACCTGCTGGCGGCGATGGACCGGCCCAACGTCTTCGGCGGCAACATCGGCGTGCCCTTGCTCGACCTGCCCGAGGCTGAGCTGTACGTGCTGGAACTCTCCAGCTACCAGTGCGCCGACCTGGCCGACTCGCCCCGGGTCGCCGTGGTCACCGCGCTCTTCCCCGAGCACCTCGACGCGCACGGCGGCGAACGCGAGTACTACCGGGACAAGCTGAACCTGCTCGACCACGGCCCGCACACCGTGGTCGTCAACGGGGCCGACCCGCGCCTGGCCCAGGAGCTGGGCGACCGCGCGGTGGTCCGCGCCGGTCGGCCGGAGACCACCCACGTCGCCACCGGCCCGGACGGCACACCCTGGTTCCACCTGCGCGACCAGCCGCTCTTCCCGCGCGCCGTGCTGCCGCTGGTCGGCCGGCACAACGAGGGCAACCTCTGCGTGGCGCTGGCCGTGCTCGACGCGCTGGGCGTCGAGGTGGTGGCCCGCAAGGACACCCTGGCCGTGGCGGTCGCCGGGTTCCAGGGGCTGGCCCACCGGCTCACCGAGATCCCCGACCCGTCCGGCCTCACCTTCGTCGACGACACCCTCGCCACCAGCCCGTACGCGGCGATGCACGCGATCGACGCGTACGAGGGGCGGCCGTTGACGGTGATCGTCGGCGGCACCGACCGGGGCCTGGACTACACCCCGCTGGCCGAGCACCTGGCCGAGCGGGAGATCACCGTGATCGGCATCCCGGACAGTGGTCCGCGCATCGTCGAGGCCCTCGCCGGGCTGCCCCGGGTACGGACCGAACTCGCCGACGACCTGGTCGCCGCGGTGGGGTTGTCCCGCAAGCTCACCCCGGCCGGCGGGGTGGTGCTGCTCTCCCCGGCCGCCCCCAGCTACGGCCGGTTCCGCAACTTCGAGCACCGCTCGGAGGTGTTCGCGCAGGCGGTCGCCGACACCGCGCGCTGACCCCGCTCAGTCCAGCGCCGCGTGCAGGGCGCGCAGCGACCGGATCGCCGAGCGGATCTCCTGGAGGTACCGCCCCGGGGTGAGGGTGGGCTCCGGCAGCCGGGCCAGCGTGGCCAGCGCCGGGTCGACCCCCACCGTCTCGATCCCACAGCCGTACGGCAGGGCCAGGGTGCGCAGCGCGTCGCAGTGCTGGAACGGCACGTAGATCGGCGCGGTCACCATCAGTACCGGGTCGCCGACGCTCAGCCGGACGTGCTCCGCCCAGAACCGCTGGGTGTCGGCGGTGTGCGCCCGACGCCGCTCCGGTTCGCTGGACGGGGCGGCGAGGACCCGTACCGGTGGCCCGCCGGTCGGCCGGTAGGTCCGGGACGACCAGGCCCGGTGCGGATGGTCGGCGTCCACGCCGACCTGCTCGGTGGGCCGGTCCACCCCGAACGCGGCCCGCACCCCGGCGTCCAGGACGTCGACCTCGGTGGCGCAGCCGGTGACCCCGACGGCGGCCAGGATGTCGTGCTCGGCGGGGGAGAGCGGCCGGAAACTGCCCAGCACGGCGACCTCGCCGTCGACCCCGGTGCCGGTCCGCACCAGGTGCGCGGCGTACGCGGTGCGTCGCAGGCAGGCGTGCGCGAGCCCGCCGAGCACCAGCAGGTGGGCGCAGCGGGGTCGGGTCGACGGGGTGGCCCGGACCAGCCCCAGTGCCTCGGCGCAGGCGAGGACCAGCCCGGCGGTGGCCGGGTCGACGGCGGGCTCCCGGGCGTCGGGGCGTTCCCGCCCGTCCCGGAAGTCCCAGTGCCGGGCGGAGAAGTCGTCCAGCCCGGCCAGCACCGCCGCCAGGTCACCGGCCGGCCAGTCGCCGCCGAAGTGCCCGACCAGGCTGCGCAGCGGGGGAGACCCCACCCAGGCCCGGATGCCGGCCGTGAGTTCCGTACCGCCGGTGCCGGTCGGCAGCGCCACCTCGACTCTCCGCACCGGCGGATGCTACCGCCGTCACCCGGGTGGTCCCCGGACGCCGGAGCGGTCCTGCGGAATGAGTGGTTGACCGGGCTGTCGGCGGACGGAATCGTGGGCAGGAGTCACGCTTCGCCCCGAAAACCGTATCGAGCGGGTTGACGCGGTGTCAGGCGGGCGCGGCGACTGCGCTACAGAGTGACAGTTGTCCCTGCCGCCGCGCGGTGGGAGCGTGCGAGGACGCCGACCGCCGCTGAAGGGTGCCCCACGATGACCTCCGACGACCTGCTGGCCCGGCACCGGGCCGTGCTCCCGTCCTGGATGCCGCTCTACTACGACGAGCCGATCGAGCTGGTCTCCGGCTCGGGTCGCCGGGTCACCGACGCGCAGGGCCGCACCTATCTGGACTTCTTCGGCGGCGTGCTGACCAACATGATCGGCTACGACATCCCGGAGATCCGGGAGGCGGTCGAGCGGCAGGTGGCCACCGGCATCGTGCACAGCTCCACGCTCTATCTGATCCGCCAGCAGGTCGAGCTGGCCGAGAAGGTCGCCCGGGTCTCCGGCATCCCCGACGCCCGGGTCTTCTTCACCAACTCCGGCACCGAGGCGAACGAGGCGGCGCTGCTGGTCGCCACCAACCATCGCCGCTCGCACCAGATCCTCGCCGTGCGCAACAGCTACCACGGCCGGTCGTACGCGGCGATGGGCGTCACCGGCAACCGGAGCTGGTCGGCCAGCGCGCTCAACCCGCTCCAGGTGGCCTGGCTGCACTCCGGCGAGCGGCTGCGTGGCCTGCTGTCCCGGCTGGGCCCCGACGAGCAGGTCGACGCGGCGGTGGAGGATCTGCGCGAGGTGCTCGCCACCCAGACCGCCGGGGACGTGGCGTGCCTGATCGCCGAGCCGATCCAGGGCGTCGGCGGCTTCGTGCACCCGCCGGACGGTCTCTTCGCCGCCTGGAAGAAGGTGCTCGACGAGTCCGGCATCCTCTTCGTCGCCGACGAGGTGCAGACCGGCTGGGGGCGCACCGGTGAGCACTTCTGGGGCTACCAGGCGCACGGCGTCACGCCGGACCTGCTCACCTTCGCCAAGGGCATCGGCAACGGCTTCGCCCTCGCGGGCGTGGTCGGCCGGGCCGACGTGCTGGAGTCGGTGCCGGCGATCAGCTTCTCCACCTTCGGCGGCAACCCGGTCTCCACGGCCGCCGGCAACGCCGTCCTGGACTACCTGCTCGACCACGACCTCCAGGCCAAC
This genomic interval from Micromonospora sp. CCTCC AA 2012012 contains the following:
- a CDS encoding TrmH family RNA methyltransferase — protein: MPTIAITSPDDPHIGDYRALTDLELRTRWEPPNGLFIAEGELVIQRALRAGYAMRSALVDEKRADQLTGLPADAPVYAATQAVLESITGFHVHRGVLASFHRRPLPTLDDLLAGARTLAVLEGLNTHTNLGALFRSAAALGIDAIVLSPNCADPLYRRAVRVSMGEVFAIPYAKTDTWPEPLVTVRDAGFTLLAMTPATDAVALRDLTPAQRERPALLLGAEGPGLTPAALRASDVRVAIPMHNNVDSLNVATAAAITFYELTRDRTG
- the murD gene encoding UDP-N-acetylmuramoyl-L-alanine--D-glutamate ligase — encoded protein: MRLSDLRGRTVAVWGAGREGRAAVTAIAAHGPADLVAVDDSANFLTLPWEGPLAAAAPLVTGEEGFARLAAADVVVRSPGVPSTHPWMVQLRHRGVTVTQGSALWMADHADRTVGVTGSKGKSTTSSLISHLLAAMDRPNVFGGNIGVPLLDLPEAELYVLELSSYQCADLADSPRVAVVTALFPEHLDAHGGEREYYRDKLNLLDHGPHTVVVNGADPRLAQELGDRAVVRAGRPETTHVATGPDGTPWFHLRDQPLFPRAVLPLVGRHNEGNLCVALAVLDALGVEVVARKDTLAVAVAGFQGLAHRLTEIPDPSGLTFVDDTLATSPYAAMHAIDAYEGRPLTVIVGGTDRGLDYTPLAEHLAEREITVIGIPDSGPRIVEALAGLPRVRTELADDLVAAVGLSRKLTPAGGVVLLSPAAPSYGRFRNFEHRSEVFAQAVADTAR
- a CDS encoding aspartate aminotransferase family protein, yielding MTSDDLLARHRAVLPSWMPLYYDEPIELVSGSGRRVTDAQGRTYLDFFGGVLTNMIGYDIPEIREAVERQVATGIVHSSTLYLIRQQVELAEKVARVSGIPDARVFFTNSGTEANEAALLVATNHRRSHQILAVRNSYHGRSYAAMGVTGNRSWSASALNPLQVAWLHSGERLRGLLSRLGPDEQVDAAVEDLREVLATQTAGDVACLIAEPIQGVGGFVHPPDGLFAAWKKVLDESGILFVADEVQTGWGRTGEHFWGYQAHGVTPDLLTFAKGIGNGFALAGVVGRADVLESVPAISFSTFGGNPVSTAAGNAVLDYLLDHDLQANAARVGAILADGLRSAVGDLDCVAEVRGKGLMLGVEFVRPGTTEADPAMTVRVFEACKAGGLLAGKGGLYGNVLRMGPPLTLTEEEAREGLAILVDAIRCSAEVAA
- a CDS encoding TIGR03084 family metal-binding protein, which encodes MAEHASVVADLIAEGDRFDGLLTEPAAAGWDRPTPAPGWRVRHQYAHLTSVFRLGRLATTAPDRFLETVTRLGPDFDTVIDKMLAEFVDEPPETLLQRWRAERSRSQQALADAAPGLLVPWLARPMPVAMLASAALMELFAHGQDLADGLGLRRVHTDRLRHVAAFAMTNHDYGYAVRGLTPPGVPFRFELTMPSGAVWTYGPADAAQRVSGPMVDFCLLVTRRRHRDDLALTATGVEADRWMSIAQAYRGGTGAGRQPGQFAAIG
- a CDS encoding dTMP kinase, whose protein sequence is MARPVLIALVGVDGSGKSTQARALARRLTARGVPARYFENAGGRPLWNRLARALGRPDGRALFGRTGYAALEATVRAAAMARTVLVSRVTGRTAVLDRWTWCQDVIMTARGDRGRRTVRRAYAVFPRPTVVCFLATTPEVAQARVTARGIDTEELAHLRALDAAYRALADFGTFVVVDGDRDPDEVAAALDRLVTPLVG
- a CDS encoding PucR family transcriptional regulator, with product MFPTVREVLALDPVRHGAPRLVAGEGGLDQPVRWVHVTEVPDIAPLLGGRELVLTTGIGLPADDAGLRAFIGDLADVGVSGLVVELGRRYVSGVPRVMAAAAERRGLPLVELRRATPFVRITEAVHALIVDAQLTELRATEEIHQRFTELSVEGAGPTEVVRHAAELAGCPVVLENLSRQVLAYDPAGESAELLLDGWEQHSRRIRPAGRTAYDPDSGWLVTTVGARGQDWGRLLLRWPTGTPPTRLTILIERAASTLALGRLIRRDAEGLERQIHRTLLTALLDHSRPVDEVALRAKALGVVLDRRHLVGVVVRHRADDPAGDAPAETGPEAGPARLRDLAEAVGQALREARLTGLTSAVDDQAVGALLALPDPTGEEKALAAFAAALHRVRLDAVPPRAGRSGGAEPAAVIVAAGSGVGSLREAGRSLAEARQIAEAARRDRRDLPIFRLPHVGLAGLLHLLRDEPRLQTFVERELGALLAHDAQHPREQLLGTLRAYLEQGRNKSAAAVAAHLSRPAFYERLARIARILDADLDSVETCLSLHVALLALDAVRTP